A region from the Benincasa hispida cultivar B227 chromosome 8, ASM972705v1, whole genome shotgun sequence genome encodes:
- the LOC120082417 gene encoding pentatricopeptide repeat-containing protein At2g27800, mitochondrial-like, translated as MNLLLRIRFSRNSINQLCKSNPSNPHFLCLRRFSIHSWWLNELNHGNITHFLPPSQIRSHPAPNLFFTKFCLNFYSNRAPSRSFRRRASKRLKSSIKPTLDDTQFQSAVSQIPPRFTSEELCNVISLQGDPLVCFELFNWASQQPRFRHDVSTYLITIKKLGEAKMYEEMDHVVNQVLSVPSIGSETLYNTMIYFFTEARKLTRAINIFKHMQNNRNLNCRPSIRTYNLLFTAFLSRGRNAYINHMYMETIRCLFRQMVNDDGIEPDIFTLNSMIKGYVLSLHINDALRIFHQMGVVYSCLPNSFSYDYLIHGLCAQGRTDNARELCNEMKEKGFVPSGISYNSIVNAMALNGEVEEAVNYLWEMIDNRRSPDFITYRTVLDEQCRQGRVGEATSLLRELQEKDLVDGHTYRKLLYVLEDDYGNLN; from the coding sequence ATGAACCTCCTCCTTCGCATTCGGTTCTCAAGGAATTCCATTAACCAGCTCTGTAAATCCAACCCATCAAATCCACATTTCCTTTGTCTCAGAAGATTTTCAATTCATTCATGGTGGTTGAATGAATTGAATCATGGTAACATCACCCATTTTCTCCCTCCATCTCAAATCCGAAGCCATCCAGCTCCCAACCTCTTTTTTACgaaattttgtttgaatttcTACTCAAATAGGGCACCTTCAAGATCCTTCAGGAGGAGAGCTAGTAAGAGGTTGAAATCCAGCATCAAACCTACACTGGACGATACCCAATTTCAATCGGCAGTTTCTCAAATCCCTCCAAGGTTTACCTCCGAAGAACTCTGTAATGTCATTTCTCTTCAGGGAGATCCTTTGGTGTGTTTTGAGCTCTTCAATTGGGCTTCACAGCAGCCTCGTTTCAGACATGATGTTTCCACTTATCTAATTACAATTAAGAAGCTGGGTGAGGCGAAAATGTATGAAGAAATGGATCATGTTGTGAATCAGGTGCTTTCGGTTCCTTCTATTGGTTCTGAGACTCTTTACAATACTATGATCTATTTTTTCACTGAGGCAAGGAAGTTGACTAGAGCTATTAATATATTTAAGCATATGCAGAACAATAGAAACTTGAACTGTAGACCTTCAATTAGAACATATAATCTACTTTTTACCGCATTCTTGAGTCGAGGTCGTAATGCTTATATAAAtcacatgtatatggagactaTTAGATGTCTCTTCAGACAGATGGTGAATGATGATGGGATTGAACCTGACATATTTACTTTGAATAGTATGATAAAGGGGTATGTGCTTTCCCTGCATATTAATGATGCTCTTAGGATCTTTCATCAAATGGGTGTTGTGTATAGCTGCTTACCAAATTCATTTTCGTATGACTATTTGATTCACGGGTTATGCGCTCAAGGGCGAACGGATAATGCAAGGGAGTTGTGCAATGAAATGAAGGAGAAGGGGTTTGTGCCTAGTGGTATATCATATAATTCAATTGTGAATGCTATGGCTCTCAATGGAGAGGTTGAAGAAGCAGTGAATTATTTGTGGGAGATGATTGATAATAGAAGATCTCCTGATTTTATTACATATAGGACGGTATTGGATGAACAGTGTAGACAAGGGAGGGTTGGAGAAGCCACGAGTTTGTTGAGGGAATTGCAAGAGAAGGATCTTGTGGATGGTCATACTTATAGGAAACTTCTCTATGTGCTTGAAGATGATTATGGAAATCTAAATTGA